The Dehalococcoidia bacterium region TCAATCCAGACTTGCTCCGCGTGGTTAATGTGACTTCGGGTCTCAAGAAAGGCGGGACCCTGATCGTCAACACCAAACGGCCGCTGGCAGAAATCAAAGCTGCTTATGGCAATGGTTTCCGAGTAGCCACCGTCGATGCCACCAAGATCGCCAAAGAGACAATCGGTCTGGCCATCACCAACACCACCATGATCGGGGCTTTGTTGAAGGTTGCCGGTTTGGTTACGCTCGACGACATGAGCGGGCCATTGCAGCATCGTTTCGGAAAGGTGGCCGATAAGAACGACGCCTCGATGAGACGGGCCTATGCAGAAATCGCTATGGAGGACCGCTAGAATGGCTGACTTGACGTGGAAGGAAATAGAAACCGGCAATATTGTAAGCCAGCCCGGAAACGCCAAATCGTACCGCACCGGCGATTGGCGCTCGGAGAGACCCATCCGAGATCAGTCCAAATGCAACAAGTGCGGTTTGTGCTGGATATACTGCCCGGAAGCCGCAATTCATCCCATAGAAGACGGCCTTTTTGAAACCAATCTGTTCTTCTGCAAGGGATGCGGCATCTGCATGGTGGAATGCCCAAAACAGGTGATCAAGATGGTCGAGGAGGAAGAGTGATGGCCAAGGGTAAAAGAGTTGGAATGGAGGGCTCCATTGCTATCGCTGAGGCAGTGAAGCTGGCCGATACGGATGTCGTCGCCGCATATCCCATCACTCCGCAGACTCACATCGTGGAGAGCCTGGCGGAGATGGTGGCTAACGGAGAGCTGGATGCCGAGTATATCCCGGTGGAATCCGAGCATTCAGCAATGAGCGCCTGCCTGGGATCTTCGGCAGTCGGAGCGCGCACGTTCACCGCCACCGCCGGACAGGGACTGGAGCTGATGCATGAAGCGCTTTACATCGCAGCCTCTTCCCGCTTACCGATCGTGATGGCTGTGGCCAATCGAGCCCTCTCTGCACCACTGAGCGTCTGGGGAGACCACTCAGACGTGATGGCGGTCCGGGAAACGGGCTGGATTCAGGTTTTCGCCGAGAACGGTCAGGAAGCTCACGACCTGACTTTCTGGGCATTTCGCGTCGCGGAGGACCCGGAGGTTTTATTCCCGGTGATGGTTCATGTGGACGGCTTCAACCTTTCCCATGTGACCGAGCCCCTTTTCCTGAGAGATAAGGCAGATGTGGATAAGTTCCTTCCCCCGAACAAATATCCCACACCTCTGCATCCGGATAAGCCGGTCACCATGGGCGCCTTTGGGCCGCCCGCCATCTACACCGAAACCAAGAAGGCCCAGGATGTGGCCTTTATGAAATCAAAAAAGACAATCCTGAAGGGATTCAAAGAGTTCGCCAAAATCTTCGGCCCTACGTATTCGCCCATTGAGACGTATCAAGCTGAAGATGCAGACACTCTCCTCATCACCATGGGCAGCCTGAGCGAAACGGCCAGCGTGGCCATCGACACCATGAGAAAAGCCGGCAAGAAAGTCGGCCAGCTGAAAATCCGCCTGTGGAGGCCTTTCCCGCTGGATGAGTTCCGGAAGGCGGTGAGCAACGCCAAGACTTTGATCGTATTTGATCGCGCCCTCGCTTTCGGAGGGCAAGTGGGACCGGTTTGCTCTGAGGTCAAATCAGCGCTCTACGGCGAAGCCAACATGCCAAAGGTGGCAAGCTTTATCGGCGGCCTGGGCGGTCGCGACGTCACCGCCAAGGAATTCGAGTACATGATCACGCAAGGCATGAAGGTCGCCGGAAAACAGACAGAATACGAGATGATAGGGGTGCGAGAATGACACAGGCTACTGTCAAAATCGGAAAGCGCGAAATCACCACTGATGAACTTTTTGCCTCCGGTCACAGAGGATGTATCGGTTGCGGGGAAATGCTGGCGGTGCGATTGACGATGAAAGCCCTCGGCAGAGATGTGGTCATCTCCAATGCCACCGGATGCATCGAAATCGTTTCATCCCCCTTGCCGACCACCTCTTGGGAGGTCCCGTGGATTCATACCCTGTTCGAGAATACGGCTGCCGTGGCCTCCGGCGTGGAATCGGGATTGAAGGTGATGATGAGGAAGGGGCGCATCCCCCAGAAGCAGATTCACTCCATTGCCATTGCCGGTGACGGCGCTACGTCCGATATCGGGTTCCAGGCTCTTTCAGGCGCGCTGGAAAGAGGGCACGATTTCGTCTACATCTGCTTCGATAACGAAGCTTACATGAATACCGGAATCCAGCGCTCCAGTTCCACTCCGTATGGCGCTTCCACCACCACTGCGCCAGTGGGCAAAAAGAGCATCGGCCAGACCACTCAGAAAAAGAATATGCCGGAGATCGCTGTGGCCCACGGCATTCCCTATGTAGCCACAGCCTGCGCCAGCTATCCCTTCGACCTGATGGAGAAAGTCAAGAAGGCAGCCGACGTCAAAGGCCCAGCTTATGTACACGTCTTTTCCGTTTGCGATACCGGATGGCGGATTCCCACTAACCAGAGCGTCGCTGTCGGTCGGATGGCGGTACAGTCTGGCGTCTTCCCTCTCTACGAGGTGGAGAACGGCAAGTACAAGCTGAATATAGATCCCACGCTGAAGCCAGTGGCCGACTACCTCAAGAAACAAGGTCGCTTCCGCCACCTCTCCGACGCCGAGATTCAAAAGATTCAGGAGAGAGTGACTAGCGAGTACGCCAAGCTGAAAGAGAAGGTCGCTAGAAGCCAGGCTCCATCAGCCTAGATACGTTCTTGAAGTAATAAAAGAAGGAGCGTCCAAATGGACGCTCCTTCTTTTATGTCCGTTCCCCTTTCGTTCATGGTTCGACAAGCTCACCACGAACGGATCTCAGTCCGTGGCTCATCAGAACGACACACTCTTTTTACACTTTGCTTTATGTAAAGTCACTTTGTTTCTTTACCTTATCGACCAACCGGGTCATGGTCTCTCCCGCTCCGGCATGGATGCAAACATCGGCCCGGCCGTCCAGATCGGTGGAGTCCCGATTGACAATGACGAGCTTTGCACCCGACTGGAGGGCATATTGAGGCATGAATGCCGCCGGGTAAACCACCAGGGATGAGCCGATAACGATGCAGAGATCGCACTTCCGCGAGCGGATACTCGCTTCAGAAAGCACCACCGCCGGTAACTGCTCCCCAAAGAAGACGCCATCCGGCTTGAGAATGCCGCCGCAACCCTGGCAATAAGGAACATCCTCACCTCTCTTCACCCTCGCCTGAACTTCGTCCATGGGGAGCATCTTGCCACAACCCAGGCACTTCACCCGACTCATATTCCCATGAAGTTGAAAGACGATCTCAGGCGAATTCCCCGCTTTCTGATGAAGCTCATCGACGTTCTGGGTGATGATGCAGTCGAGCTTGCCCATTTTCTCCATTTCGGACAGGGCATAATGAGCGGCGTTCGGCTGGGCCGGGCTTGCCAGCTTGCTCGACTCGAAAAACTGCCAGTGCTTTTTGCGAATATCGTGGCTGGAAACAAACGCCTGATAGGTGAATTCATCGGGATCATACTTGGTCCAGATTCCTCCCGGGCTGCGAAAATCAGGAATTCCCGATTCCGTGCTGATCCCGGCACCAGTGAAGACCACAATCCGCTTGGATTTGACGATGAGATCGGCAGCTTTCTGGATGAGTTGATCAAGATTCTCACTTGGCATGGGTTATCCTCCAGATGCAGGGGCACGTTTAAAACACACCCCTACCGGAATCTTTTAGCAATCCGCTGTTCCATCTCCAACCCCTCGGCGAGCGGCAGGTCTAATCCTCTGGTGATCGCCTCCTTGGCATATCGGACGGCCCTGGGGTCATAGCACATGATCCGACGCGCCAAAGCCTCGGCCTCGGTGAGAAGATTGGCACGCGGCACCACTCGACTCACCAGTCCGATCCGCAAAGCCTCGAAAGCATTGATGCGCTCGGCAGTAAGAACGATTTCAGAAACCATTCCCTGCAGTACCAGCCGGGGCATCGTCTGGCTGCCTCCGGCGGTGGGAACCATGCCAAGGTTGGCTTCCGGAAGGCCGAACTGGGCATCTTCAGAGACGATACGGATGTCGCAGCACATCGCCATCTCAATCCCCGCCCCCAGGGCAAAACCGTGAATGGCGGCGATCATCGGCTTTTGAACGCTCAAAAACATGCCCCAGAGGTCTCGCTCCCAGCGCACCTGCCTACCGATTGTCTGAGAAGGTACAGTGCCGAATTCGGAGATATCGGCCCCGGCGGAAAAGGCTTTCTCTCCAGCGCCCTTGACGATCGTCACCAGCACCTCGTCGTCATCCTTGATCGCCGGAAGGACTTCGTAAAGCTCGTCCCGCATCTTGATGTTGACGGCATTGAGCGCTTTGGGCCGATTGAGCGTGATGGTAGCGATGCCTTCATTTTTCTCGTAGATAATATTCTCGAAGGCGCCCATCATTCCCCCTTAAACTCCGGAGTTCGCTTTTTCAAAAAGGCGTCGATGCCCTCGGCCCGGTCTTGGGTGCTCTGCAAGAGGAACGAGAGATCAGCCTCCAATCCGAGCCCCTGACCAAGAGTCATATCCATTCCCTTGCTGATCGCCTCTTTGCCGTAACGCTCGGCAATCGGCCCCTTGGAAGCGATCTTCTCCGCCAGCGCCTCAACAGAGGCAGCAAGTCCAGCCGAAGGAACCACCCTGTTGACCAACCCCACCCGATACGCCTCGTTGGCATCAATGATATCGGCGGTAAGGATCATCTCCAGCGCCTTGCTCTTGCCCACGATCCGCGGCAACCGTTGCGTTCCTCCCCCGGCGGGAATGGAGCCGCAAGCGACCTCCGGCAGCCCAAACTGCGACCCCTCTGCGGCAATCCTGATATCGGCAGCCAGCGCCAGTTCTAATCCGGCCTCCAGGGCATATCCGTCGATCGCCGCAATAACCGGAACATGCAGCCCTGCAATCGCTTTGGAAGCCATGTCAGCAGCGAGCAGACTCTCCGGATCGCCAACGTTGCCACCGCGGGAGAATGTCCCTGCAGACCCGGCGATGATGACCACTCTGATCGCTTCATCGTCGTTGATCTGGCGAGATACATCCTTCAACTCCTCGGCAAATGCCCGGCTCACGGTATTACCGGTATCGGGGCGGTTCAAGGTAATGTATCCGATGTTGTATTTTTTTCTGAATTCGATGTATTCCATATTCTCCTCTAACCCGTTTTTTGAAAGGAAGCTACGCTGTCATTATAATGAAACCAGTTTTTATCCGTTCGCCCTGAGCTTGTCGAAGGGCCGTTCATGGTTCGACAGGCTCACCACGAACGGTATTCCAGCCTTCGTGGTCCAAGGAATCGCGCCTACGTGATTTTCACCTTGCCGTATCTCTCCCACTCGCTGTAAACACAACCGCAATACTTTTGCAGGTAAAGCCCCAACTCCTGAGCCATGCGGCGGCTCTCCCGAAATCCGCCGCGAAAGTCCTGATAATAGAACTCCACTCCATTCTGACGGCCAACCTCTTCACCGATTTCCTTGAGCAGATCATGCTTCTGATAGGGGCTGATCAGCAGAGAAGTGGTAAACGCATCGAAGCCTTTTTCGCGGGCCAGTTGCGCCGTCTTCCCTAATCGCAGGCGATAGCAATCGGCACACCGTTCAGATTCGTGGCCGACCACCGCACGAAAGAAATCGATCATGTCGTAGCCTTCGATGATCGTCAGCGGCAAGTTCACTTTTTCAGCTAGGGCCCGCATCGATTCCAGACGCTTCTGGTGCTCGGTGAACGGATGAACGTTCGGGTTATACCAGCAGGCGCTGACTTCAAAATCATGCTCCCGAAGCGATTTGACCGTATAAGTCGCGCAGGGGCCACAACACGAATGCAGGAGAATCGAAGCCAC contains the following coding sequences:
- a CDS encoding 2-oxoacid:acceptor oxidoreductase family protein, producing the protein MTEVRWHGRGGQGAVTSAELVALAAIEKGKYGQSFPSFGPERRGAPVQAFLRVDDEPIRVRAEISEPDVVVVLNPDLLRVVNVTSGLKKGGTLIVNTKRPLAEIKAAYGNGFRVATVDATKIAKETIGLAITNTTMIGALLKVAGLVTLDDMSGPLQHRFGKVADKNDASMRRAYAEIAMEDR
- a CDS encoding 4Fe-4S binding protein; this translates as MADLTWKEIETGNIVSQPGNAKSYRTGDWRSERPIRDQSKCNKCGLCWIYCPEAAIHPIEDGLFETNLFFCKGCGICMVECPKQVIKMVEEEE
- the porA gene encoding pyruvate ferredoxin oxidoreductase — encoded protein: MAKGKRVGMEGSIAIAEAVKLADTDVVAAYPITPQTHIVESLAEMVANGELDAEYIPVESEHSAMSACLGSSAVGARTFTATAGQGLELMHEALYIAASSRLPIVMAVANRALSAPLSVWGDHSDVMAVRETGWIQVFAENGQEAHDLTFWAFRVAEDPEVLFPVMVHVDGFNLSHVTEPLFLRDKADVDKFLPPNKYPTPLHPDKPVTMGAFGPPAIYTETKKAQDVAFMKSKKTILKGFKEFAKIFGPTYSPIETYQAEDADTLLITMGSLSETASVAIDTMRKAGKKVGQLKIRLWRPFPLDEFRKAVSNAKTLIVFDRALAFGGQVGPVCSEVKSALYGEANMPKVASFIGGLGGRDVTAKEFEYMITQGMKVAGKQTEYEMIGVRE
- the porB gene encoding pyruvate synthase subunit PorB, encoding MTQATVKIGKREITTDELFASGHRGCIGCGEMLAVRLTMKALGRDVVISNATGCIEIVSSPLPTTSWEVPWIHTLFENTAAVASGVESGLKVMMRKGRIPQKQIHSIAIAGDGATSDIGFQALSGALERGHDFVYICFDNEAYMNTGIQRSSSTPYGASTTTAPVGKKSIGQTTQKKNMPEIAVAHGIPYVATACASYPFDLMEKVKKAADVKGPAYVHVFSVCDTGWRIPTNQSVAVGRMAVQSGVFPLYEVENGKYKLNIDPTLKPVADYLKKQGRFRHLSDAEIQKIQERVTSEYAKLKEKVARSQAPSA
- a CDS encoding Sir2 family NAD-dependent protein deacetylase, with amino-acid sequence MPSENLDQLIQKAADLIVKSKRIVVFTGAGISTESGIPDFRSPGGIWTKYDPDEFTYQAFVSSHDIRKKHWQFFESSKLASPAQPNAAHYALSEMEKMGKLDCIITQNVDELHQKAGNSPEIVFQLHGNMSRVKCLGCGKMLPMDEVQARVKRGEDVPYCQGCGGILKPDGVFFGEQLPAVVLSEASIRSRKCDLCIVIGSSLVVYPAAFMPQYALQSGAKLVIVNRDSTDLDGRADVCIHAGAGETMTRLVDKVKKQSDFT
- a CDS encoding enoyl-CoA hydratase/isomerase family protein, yielding MMGAFENIIYEKNEGIATITLNRPKALNAVNIKMRDELYEVLPAIKDDDEVLVTIVKGAGEKAFSAGADISEFGTVPSQTIGRQVRWERDLWGMFLSVQKPMIAAIHGFALGAGIEMAMCCDIRIVSEDAQFGLPEANLGMVPTAGGSQTMPRLVLQGMVSEIVLTAERINAFEALRIGLVSRVVPRANLLTEAEALARRIMCYDPRAVRYAKEAITRGLDLPLAEGLEMEQRIAKRFR
- a CDS encoding enoyl-CoA hydratase-related protein; this translates as MEYIEFRKKYNIGYITLNRPDTGNTVSRAFAEELKDVSRQINDDEAIRVVIIAGSAGTFSRGGNVGDPESLLAADMASKAIAGLHVPVIAAIDGYALEAGLELALAADIRIAAEGSQFGLPEVACGSIPAGGGTQRLPRIVGKSKALEMILTADIIDANEAYRVGLVNRVVPSAGLAASVEALAEKIASKGPIAERYGKEAISKGMDMTLGQGLGLEADLSFLLQSTQDRAEGIDAFLKKRTPEFKGE
- a CDS encoding epoxyqueuosine reductase QueH, yielding MESILNGLLADLAEGVVASILLHSCCGPCATYTVKSLREHDFEVSACWYNPNVHPFTEHQKRLESMRALAEKVNLPLTIIEGYDMIDFFRAVVGHESERCADCYRLRLGKTAQLAREKGFDAFTTSLLISPYQKHDLLKEIGEEVGRQNGVEFYYQDFRGGFRESRRMAQELGLYLQKYCGCVYSEWERYGKVKIT